The following DNA comes from Kitasatospora sp. NBC_01287.
GACCCGACCGCCCGCGAGCTGGACGCACTGGCCGACTGCGGGGTGCAGATCGCCATCGCGCCGCTGGGGCTGGCCGCCGAGCCGCCGGGCCACCCCGCCCCGGAGCGCCACCCGCAGCAGCCCCCGGGGCCACCGCGCCGGGCCGTGCCGGGCGTGCCCACGGCGGCGCCGGCCGCCGGCGCCCCGCTGCCCGGTCAGCGCCGCCCGGGCACCCACGCCTTCCGGCCGCTGGCCGCCGGGCGCCCGTGAACGCGCTGTGGCCCGCCGGTTGACGAGCAACCAGCGGGCCACGGGGGGCCGGCGAGCGGCCGGCCCCGGATCTCGCGTCAGTCCTTGATCTCGCAGAGCGCCGCGCCACTGCTGACGCTCGCGCCGACCTCCGCCTTCAGGCCCACGATGGTGCCGGCCTTGTGGGCGTTGAGCGGCTGCTCCATCTTCATCGCCTCCAGGACGACGATCAGCTCGCCCTCGGCGACCTGCTGACCCTCCGCCACGGCGACCTTGACGATGGTGCCCTGCATCGGCGAGGCCAGGGTGTCACCGCTGACCGCGGTGCCGGCCTTCTTCGCGCCGACCCGGCGCTTGGCCTTGCCCGCGCCACCGGCGGCCGCCGCCGGGGCGGAGCCGACGCCCAGCGAGGCGGGCAGCGAGACCTCGATCCGCTTGCCGCCGACCTCGACCACCACGGTCTCGCGCTCGTTCGACTCCTCGCCGTCCACCGCACCGCCGGCGAACGGCGGGATGGTGTTGTCGAACTCGGTCTCGATCCAGCGGGTGTAGATGCTGAACGGGCCGTCCTGGCCGTGCGTCTCCGGCGCGAACGCCGGGTCGGACACCACGGCCTGGTGGAACGGGATGGCGGTGGCCATGCCCTCGACCTTGAACTCGGCCAGCGCGCGCCGGGCCCGCTCCAGGGCCTGCTTGCGGTCCCGGCCGGTGACGATCAGCTTGGCCAGCAGCGAGTCCCAGGCGGGGCCGATGACCGAGCCGGTCTCCACCCCCGCGTCCAGCCGCACGCCGGGGCCCGACGGCGGCGCGAAGAGCGTCACCGTGCCGGGGGCGGGCAGGAAGTTGCGCCCCGGGTCCTCGCCGTTGATCCGGAACTCGAAGGAGTGGGCGCGGATCGCGGGGTCGTCGTAGCCGAGCTCCTCGCCGTCCGCGATCCGGAACATCTCGCGCACCAGGTCGATGCCGGTGACCTCCTCGGTCACCGGGTGCTCGACCTGCAGGCGGGTGTTGACCTCCAGGAAGGAGATCAGCCCGTCCTGGGAGACCAGGAACTCGCAGGTCCCGGCGCCGACGTAGCCCGCCTCGCGCAGGATCGCCTTGGAGGCCCGGTAGAGCTCGGCGTTCTGCTCCTCGGTGAGGAACGGCGCGGGCGCCTCCTCGACCAGCTTCTGGTGCCGGCGCTGCAGCGAGCAGTCGCGGGTGGAGACGACCACGACGTTGCCGTGCTGGTCGGCCAGGCACTGGGTCTCGACGTGCCGCGGGTTGTCCAGGTACTGCTCGACGAAGCACTCGCCGCGCCCGAAGGCGGCGACCGCCTCGCGCACCGCGGACTCGAAGAGCTCCGGGATCTCCTCCAGCGTGCGGGCCACCTTCAGGCCGCGCCCGCCGCCGCCGAAGGCCGCCTTGATGGCGACCGGCAGGCCGTGCTCGGTCGCGAAGGCGACCACCTCGTCCGGCCCGGCGACCGGGTCCGGGGTGCCGGCCACCAGGGGCGCGCCGGCCCGCTGGGCGACGTGCCGGGCGGTGACCTTGTCGCCGAGGTCACGGATGGCCTGCGGCGGCGGGCCGATCCAGATCAGGCCGGCGTCGAGCACGGCCTGGGCGAACTCGGCATTCTCGGAGAGGAAGCCGTAACCCGGGTGGACGGCGTCCGCCCCCGAGTCCGCGGCCGCCTTGAGGACCTTGGCGATGTCCAGGTAGCTGGTCGCGGGGGTGTCGCCGCCGAGAGCGTAGGCCTCGTCGGCCGCGCGGACGTGCAGCGCGTCCCGGTCTGGCTCGGCGTAGACGGCGACGCTGGCGATACCGGCGTCCGAGCAGGCCCTGGCGACGCGGACGGCGATTTCCCCGCGGTTGGCGATGAGCACCTTGCGCACTGTGGCTCCCTTCTTGAACCTCGATGGAGTTTAGGGATGACGGGGTGGTACCGGCGAGTAGCCCCAGGTGGTGAGCTTGCCCACACGGAGCGTGACGCACATGGTGATCATGCGCGCACGGAGCGGGAGGGCCGCAGGTGGCAACGGTACGCCGGGCCGCTAGGGCGCCTCTTGATCGCGGCGGCGGCCGAGGTGGGGCACCGTGGCGTTCGCCACAGCGAGGGGGTCATCCGGTGCTCCCGGTGCTCGGGGCCGCCGTGGCGGGGGCTGTCGCGGGGGCCGTGGCGGCCGGTGCCGCGGCGGCGTCGGTGACGTCGGCCACCCGCTCGACCACGTCCGGGCCGTAGCGGGTCGGGTTGACCACCCGCAGCATCAGCGCGAAGGTCCCGTGCAGCCCGTAGCGCCTGGTCAACTGCCGCTCGTGCGCGACCAGGTAGCGGACCGCCGCGTGGTTGGCGATGGCCACCTGACCGGCGATCAGGAAGACCGGTCGACCCTGACCGCCGGGGTCGAGCCGGGCCAGCAGGGCGTAGCTCCACCCCGGGGTGTCCCGGCCGTCGGGGACCAGTCGGAACTCCTGGTCGCCGACCACGATGGCGGGTCCGTCGGTCGAGGACCGGTCGTAGCCGAACCGCACGCTCGGCAGCCGCCAGCCCAGGTGCGCGGCCGTCCGGTCGTTGCTGTACGGGCCGCCGACGCAGAACTCGGCCTTGTCGCCGAGGCCTTGGCGGACCAGGTCGTGCGCCATGATCTCCGGTCGGGCGCCGCAGGAGTTCACCAGGATGGCGAGCTCCATCAGCGCGCTCACGTCGTCGCGGTGCACGCTGGTGGTCTGGCCGCTGATCTGCCGGTTGACCACCACCAGGCAGTCGGTGCCGGCCGGCATCCCGAAGAAGGCCCGGCGCCGCTCGGTGAGCCGGCGCCGGCGCACGGACTGGGCGAGCCAGGCCAGGCCCGCGCCGATCGCGCTGGTGAGCAGCCCGATCAACACGTTCAGCAACTGGTCAGTCACCGCTATCACTTCCCCCTCGACCGGCGGCGCCAGCCTAGCGGGGCGGCGGGGCGAGGGCCCAGGCTTCAGGCCCAGAGATCGGTGATCCGCACCCCTAGATCGGCGAGCAGGGTGCGCAGCAGCGGCAGCGACAGGCCGATCACGTTGCCGTGGTCGCCCTCGATGCCCGCCACGAACGGCGCCGAGCGCCCGTCCAGGGTGAAGGCCCCGGCCACGTGCAGCGGTTCGCCGCTGGCCACGTAGGCCTCGATCTCGGCGTCGTCGGGCTCGGCGAAGTGCACGGTGGTGGAGGCGGTGGCCGAGACCTGGCGGCCGCTCGCGGTGTCGATCACGCAGTGCCCGGTCCGCAGCACTCCGCTGCGCCCGCGCATCGAGCGCCAGCGGGCCAGCGCGTCGGCGGTGTCGGTGGGCTTGCCCAGCGCCTGCCCGTCCAGCTCCAGCACCGAGTCGCAGCCGATCACCAGCTCGCCGTCGGCCAGTTCGGCGGCCACGGCGGCGGCCTTGGCCTCGGCGAGCACCAGGGCCAGCTCGGCGGGGGTGGCGGCGCTCAGCGCGTCCTCGTCCACCCCGCTGACGATCACGCGGGGTTCGAGCCCGGCTTGGCGCAGCAGGCCCAGCCGGGCGGGGGAGGCGGAGGCGAGCACGAGGGGGCGACGATCGGTCATGCGGGCCAGCCTACGGGCCGGCGGACGGGGTACCGGGCGACCGGACTGTGAGTATTGTTTATGACAGCTGTTGGCCATCAACATCAGCCATCGACATCGGGAGTGTGCGCGATGAGCCTGACCACGCTGGAT
Coding sequences within:
- a CDS encoding biotin carboxylase N-terminal domain-containing protein — protein: MRKVLIANRGEIAVRVARACSDAGIASVAVYAEPDRDALHVRAADEAYALGGDTPATSYLDIAKVLKAAADSGADAVHPGYGFLSENAEFAQAVLDAGLIWIGPPPQAIRDLGDKVTARHVAQRAGAPLVAGTPDPVAGPDEVVAFATEHGLPVAIKAAFGGGGRGLKVARTLEEIPELFESAVREAVAAFGRGECFVEQYLDNPRHVETQCLADQHGNVVVVSTRDCSLQRRHQKLVEEAPAPFLTEEQNAELYRASKAILREAGYVGAGTCEFLVSQDGLISFLEVNTRLQVEHPVTEEVTGIDLVREMFRIADGEELGYDDPAIRAHSFEFRINGEDPGRNFLPAPGTVTLFAPPSGPGVRLDAGVETGSVIGPAWDSLLAKLIVTGRDRKQALERARRALAEFKVEGMATAIPFHQAVVSDPAFAPETHGQDGPFSIYTRWIETEFDNTIPPFAGGAVDGEESNERETVVVEVGGKRIEVSLPASLGVGSAPAAAAGGAGKAKRRVGAKKAGTAVSGDTLASPMQGTIVKVAVAEGQQVAEGELIVVLEAMKMEQPLNAHKAGTIVGLKAEVGASVSSGAALCEIKD
- a CDS encoding nucleoside triphosphate pyrophosphatase, with amino-acid sequence MTDRRPLVLASASPARLGLLRQAGLEPRVIVSGVDEDALSAATPAELALVLAEAKAAAVAAELADGELVIGCDSVLELDGQALGKPTDTADALARWRSMRGRSGVLRTGHCVIDTASGRQVSATASTTVHFAEPDDAEIEAYVASGEPLHVAGAFTLDGRSAPFVAGIEGDHGNVIGLSLPLLRTLLADLGVRITDLWA